A single region of the Pseudomonas sp. VD-NE ins genome encodes:
- a CDS encoding YicC/YloC family endoribonuclease: MVHSMTAFARVEKAGAQGTLSWELRSVNSRYLEPHLRLPESFRDLEGAVREALRQGLSRGKLECTLRFTEESTGKTLQVDRERAAQLVAAAETIAGLIKNPAALNPLEVLAWPGVLVGDATDPQALNADALALFNQGLKELKAGREREGAELARLINERLTSIEGDVVTLRELVPQMLATQRQKVLDRFADMKAELDPQRLEQEMVILAQKSDVAEELDRLSTHIIEVRRVLKSGGAAGRRLDFLMQELNREANTLGSKAFDPRSTQAAVNLKVLIEQMREQVQNIE; encoded by the coding sequence ATGGTACACAGCATGACCGCCTTCGCCCGCGTCGAAAAAGCCGGCGCACAGGGCACCCTGAGCTGGGAACTGCGCTCGGTCAACAGCCGCTACCTTGAACCCCATCTGCGCCTGCCGGAGTCATTTCGCGACCTCGAGGGCGCAGTGCGTGAAGCGCTGCGTCAAGGCCTGTCGCGGGGCAAACTCGAATGCACCCTGCGCTTCACCGAAGAAAGCACCGGCAAAACCCTGCAAGTCGATCGCGAGCGCGCCGCGCAACTGGTCGCTGCGGCCGAGACCATTGCCGGCCTGATCAAGAATCCTGCCGCACTGAATCCGCTGGAAGTGCTGGCCTGGCCCGGAGTGCTGGTAGGCGATGCGACTGACCCGCAGGCATTGAACGCCGACGCGCTGGCCTTGTTCAATCAAGGCCTGAAAGAGCTGAAGGCTGGCCGCGAGCGCGAAGGCGCGGAGCTGGCACGCCTGATCAACGAGCGCCTGACCTCCATTGAAGGAGACGTGGTGACCCTGCGTGAACTGGTGCCGCAGATGCTCGCCACCCAGCGCCAGAAAGTCCTCGACCGCTTCGCCGACATGAAGGCCGAGCTGGATCCGCAGCGTCTCGAACAGGAAATGGTCATCCTCGCGCAAAAGAGCGACGTGGCCGAAGAACTGGATCGCCTGAGCACACACATCATTGAAGTGCGCCGGGTGCTCAAATCCGGTGGTGCCGCCGGTCGGCGCCTGGACTTCCTGATGCAGGAACTCAACCGCGAAGCCAACACACTGGGCTCCAAGGCCTTCGACCCGCGCAGCACCCAGGCCGCCGTCAACCTCAAGGTGTTGATCGAGCAGATGCGTGAACAAGTGCAGAATATTGAGTAA
- a CDS encoding DUF4870 domain-containing protein yields the protein MSDEQELLPKPSQEVRQWAMFCHLSALLGIWIPFGNLIGPLILWQMKRETDPFIDAQGKEALNFQITVAIASLICFLLMVLIIGFFLLGILAIGALVLTIIAGVKANEGFPYRYPFTWRLIK from the coding sequence ATGAGTGACGAGCAAGAATTACTGCCCAAGCCGAGCCAGGAGGTTCGCCAATGGGCGATGTTTTGTCACTTGTCCGCCTTGCTGGGGATCTGGATTCCGTTCGGCAATCTGATCGGACCGTTGATCCTCTGGCAGATGAAGCGCGAAACGGACCCGTTCATCGATGCTCAAGGTAAAGAGGCGCTGAATTTTCAGATCACCGTCGCCATCGCATCGTTGATCTGCTTCCTCCTGATGGTGCTGATCATCGGGTTCTTTCTGCTGGGAATACTGGCTATCGGCGCACTGGTTTTGACGATCATTGCGGGGGTGAAGGCTAATGAAGGCTTCCCGTACCGATATCCGTTTACCTGGCGGTTGATCAAATAA
- a CDS encoding RidA family protein, protein MTKTVITSDKAPAAIGTYSQAIKAGNTVYMSGQIPLDPKTMELVEGFEAQTVQVFENLKAVAEAAGGSFKDIVKLNIFLTDLSHFAKVNEIMGKYFDQPYPARAAIGVAALPKGSQVEMDAILVIE, encoded by the coding sequence ATGACCAAGACTGTTATCACCAGCGACAAGGCCCCGGCCGCCATCGGCACTTACTCCCAGGCGATCAAGGCTGGCAACACCGTTTACATGTCGGGCCAGATTCCTCTGGACCCAAAAACCATGGAACTGGTTGAAGGCTTCGAAGCCCAGACCGTCCAGGTGTTCGAGAACCTGAAGGCCGTGGCCGAAGCTGCTGGCGGTTCGTTCAAGGACATCGTCAAACTGAACATCTTCCTCACCGACCTGAGCCACTTCGCCAAGGTCAACGAGATCATGGGCAAGTACTTCGACCAGCCGTACCCGGCTCGCGCCGCCATTGGCGTGGCTGCCCTGCCAAAGGGTTCGCAGGTTGAAATGGATGCCATTCTGGTCATCGAGTGA
- the rph gene encoding ribonuclease PH → MKRPSGRAADQLRSIRITRNYTKHAEGSVLVEFGDTKVICTVSVENGVPRFLKGQGQGWLTAEYGMLPRATGERNQREASRGKQGGRTLEIQRLIGRSLRAALDMSKLGDVTLYVDCDVIQADGGTRTASITGAMVALVDALKVIKKRGGLKGGDPLKQMIGAVSVGMYQGEAVLDLDYLEDSAAETDLNVVMTSTGGFIEVQGTAEGAPFQPEDLNAMLELAKQGMNEIFELQKAALAD, encoded by the coding sequence ATGAAACGTCCAAGTGGTCGCGCTGCCGATCAGCTCCGCTCGATCCGCATTACCCGCAACTACACCAAACACGCCGAGGGATCTGTACTGGTCGAATTCGGTGATACCAAAGTCATCTGCACCGTCAGCGTCGAAAATGGCGTGCCGCGCTTCCTCAAAGGCCAGGGCCAAGGCTGGTTGACTGCCGAGTACGGCATGCTGCCGCGCGCCACTGGCGAGCGTAACCAGCGCGAAGCGAGCCGTGGCAAGCAGGGCGGCCGCACCCTGGAAATCCAGCGTCTGATCGGGCGTTCCCTGCGCGCTGCGCTGGACATGTCCAAGCTGGGCGACGTGACCCTGTACGTCGATTGCGACGTGATCCAGGCTGATGGTGGCACCCGCACCGCTTCGATCACCGGCGCTATGGTTGCACTGGTTGATGCGCTGAAAGTGATCAAGAAGCGTGGCGGCCTGAAGGGCGGCGATCCGCTCAAGCAAATGATCGGCGCTGTATCGGTCGGCATGTATCAGGGCGAGGCCGTGCTGGATCTGGACTATCTTGAGGATTCCGCCGCCGAGACGGACCTCAACGTAGTGATGACCAGCACCGGTGGTTTCATCGAAGTGCAGGGCACCGCTGAAGGCGCGCCGTTCCAGCCTGAAGACTTGAACGCGATGCTGGAACTGGCCAAGCAAGGCATGAACGAAATCTTCGAACTGCAAAAGGCTGCACTGGCCGACTGA
- the pyrE gene encoding orotate phosphoribosyltransferase, with product MQAYQRDFIRFAIDRGVLRFGEFTLKSGRTSPYFFNAGLFNSGSALAQLGRFYAAAIAESGIPFDVLFGPAYKGIPLAATTAVALAEHHDRDLPWCFNRKEAKAHGEGGSLVGAPLTGDVLIIDDVITAGTAIREVMQIIASQDGAKAAGVLIALNRQERGNGELSAIQEVERDFGIPVISIVSLNQVLEFLADDPQLKQHLPAVEAYRARFGV from the coding sequence ATGCAAGCGTATCAGCGCGATTTCATTCGTTTTGCCATCGATCGCGGCGTTTTGCGCTTCGGTGAGTTCACCCTGAAGTCCGGGCGCACCAGTCCTTACTTCTTCAACGCCGGCCTGTTCAACTCGGGTTCGGCCCTCGCGCAGCTGGGGCGTTTCTACGCGGCAGCCATCGCCGAAAGCGGCATTCCCTTCGACGTTCTGTTCGGCCCGGCCTACAAAGGCATTCCGCTGGCGGCAACCACTGCCGTCGCGCTGGCCGAGCATCACGACCGTGACCTGCCATGGTGCTTCAACCGCAAGGAAGCCAAGGCTCACGGCGAGGGCGGCAGCCTGGTCGGCGCGCCGTTGACCGGTGACGTGCTGATCATTGATGACGTGATCACCGCCGGCACCGCGATCCGCGAAGTGATGCAGATCATCGCTTCCCAGGACGGCGCCAAGGCAGCCGGCGTGCTGATTGCGCTGAACCGTCAGGAGCGTGGCAACGGTGAGTTGTCGGCGATCCAGGAAGTAGAGCGTGACTTCGGTATCCCGGTGATCAGCATTGTTTCGCTGAATCAGGTGCTGGAATTCCTTGCCGATGATCCGCAGCTCAAGCAACACCTGCCAGCCGTCGAAGCATACCGCGCCCGGTTCGGCGTGTAA
- the argB gene encoding acetylglutamate kinase encodes MTLEREAAAHTAQVLSEALPYIRRYVGKTLVIKYGGNAMESEELKTGFARDIVLMKAVGINPVVVHGGGPQIGDLLKRLSIESHFVDGMRVTDAATMDVVEMVLGGQVNKSIVNLINRHGGSAIGLTGKDAGLIRAKKLTVTRQTPEMTQPEIIDIGQVGEVVGINTELLNLLVKGNFIPVIAPIGVGENGESYNINADLVAGKVAEALKAEKLMLLTNIAGLMDKSGTVLTGLSTQQVDDLIADGTIYGGMLPKIRCALEAVQGGVGSSLIIDGRVPNAILLEIFTDTGVGTLISNRKRP; translated from the coding sequence ATGACCCTCGAACGCGAAGCCGCCGCCCACACCGCCCAGGTCCTGTCCGAAGCGCTGCCTTATATCCGACGTTATGTCGGCAAGACCCTGGTGATCAAATACGGCGGCAACGCGATGGAAAGCGAGGAGCTGAAAACCGGCTTCGCCCGCGACATCGTCTTGATGAAGGCCGTGGGCATCAACCCGGTCGTGGTTCACGGCGGCGGCCCGCAGATTGGTGATTTGCTCAAGCGCCTGTCGATCGAAAGCCACTTCGTCGATGGCATGCGCGTCACTGACGCGGCGACCATGGATGTGGTGGAAATGGTCCTCGGCGGTCAGGTCAACAAAAGCATCGTCAACCTGATCAACCGTCACGGCGGCAGCGCCATCGGCCTGACCGGTAAGGACGCCGGGCTGATTCGTGCGAAGAAACTGACCGTCACCCGTCAGACGCCGGAGATGACTCAACCGGAAATCATCGACATCGGTCAGGTAGGCGAAGTGGTCGGGATCAACACCGAACTGCTGAACCTGCTGGTCAAAGGCAACTTCATTCCGGTGATTGCGCCGATTGGCGTCGGTGAAAACGGCGAGTCCTACAACATCAACGCTGATCTGGTGGCCGGCAAGGTCGCCGAAGCACTGAAAGCCGAAAAGCTGATGCTGCTGACCAACATCGCCGGCCTGATGGACAAGTCGGGCACCGTACTGACCGGCCTGAGCACGCAACAGGTCGACGACCTGATCGCCGACGGCACCATCTACGGCGGCATGCTGCCGAAGATCCGTTGCGCGCTGGAAGCGGTTCAGGGTGGCGTGGGTAGCTCGCTGATCATCGACGGACGCGTGCCGAACGCGATACTGCTGGAAATCTTCACCGACACCGGTGTGGGCACGCTGATCAGCAATCGCAAGCGTCCTTGA
- the gltS gene encoding sodium/glutamate symporter, with amino-acid sequence MIQLDFYGTLVAASLVLLLGRGLVTRVGFMRSYNIPEPVAGGLVVALLLLLLRTFDIEIRFDTSLQTPLMLAFFATIGLSADFASLKKGGRIVGIFLLAVTGLLVVQNAMGIGLAKMLGLDPLMGLLTGSITLAGGHGTGAAWGTVFSEKYGLASASELAMASATFGLVLGGLIGGPVARLLIKRVKAPGGQQLDAPRLPKGFEQPNKERSITPFSFVETLALIAVSLLVGNLLNGLLHGSAFELPTFVCVLFVGVVLRNGLSALGLYQVFEREVSVLGNVSLSLFLAIALMSLKLWDLAALALPIFIILAVQALVMALFAIFVTFRVMGSNYDAAVLAAGHCGFGLGATPTAIANMQAVTQRYGPSQIAFLVVPMVGAFFIDIINVVVIKLYLMLPFFAAV; translated from the coding sequence ATGATTCAGCTCGATTTTTACGGAACACTTGTGGCCGCGTCCTTAGTACTTCTGCTAGGGCGCGGGCTCGTTACGCGTGTTGGTTTTATGCGAAGTTACAATATCCCTGAGCCTGTAGCGGGTGGTCTGGTAGTTGCCTTGCTGTTGTTGCTGCTACGAACGTTCGATATTGAAATTCGTTTCGATACTTCTCTGCAGACACCTTTGATGCTGGCCTTTTTTGCCACCATTGGTCTTAGCGCAGACTTTGCCAGCTTGAAGAAAGGTGGCCGGATAGTGGGGATATTTCTCCTGGCGGTCACGGGGCTGTTGGTGGTGCAGAATGCGATGGGGATCGGGCTGGCAAAAATGCTCGGGCTCGATCCATTGATGGGGCTGCTGACCGGCTCGATCACCCTGGCGGGCGGTCACGGTACCGGTGCTGCGTGGGGCACTGTATTCAGTGAGAAGTATGGTCTGGCCTCTGCGTCCGAACTGGCGATGGCCTCTGCGACGTTTGGTTTGGTACTGGGTGGTTTGATCGGCGGGCCGGTCGCGCGTTTGCTCATCAAGCGAGTGAAGGCGCCCGGCGGCCAGCAACTGGATGCGCCACGATTGCCAAAAGGTTTTGAGCAGCCGAACAAGGAGCGCTCGATCACGCCATTCTCGTTTGTCGAAACCCTCGCGTTGATTGCAGTGAGCCTGCTGGTCGGCAATCTATTGAATGGCCTCCTGCACGGGAGCGCATTCGAGTTGCCGACGTTCGTGTGTGTTCTGTTTGTAGGCGTGGTGCTGCGCAACGGTCTTTCCGCGTTGGGCTTGTATCAGGTGTTTGAGCGTGAAGTCTCGGTGCTGGGCAATGTCAGCCTGTCGTTGTTTCTGGCGATCGCCCTGATGTCGCTAAAGTTGTGGGATCTGGCCGCACTGGCGTTGCCGATCTTCATCATTCTGGCTGTGCAGGCGCTGGTCATGGCGCTGTTCGCGATTTTCGTGACGTTCCGGGTGATGGGCAGCAACTACGATGCCGCCGTGCTGGCGGCGGGGCATTGCGGTTTTGGCCTGGGTGCCACGCCGACTGCCATTGCCAACATGCAGGCCGTGACGCAGCGCTACGGTCCCTCGCAGATCGCGTTTCTGGTAGTGCCGATGGTCGGAGCGTTCTTCATCGACATTATCAATGTCGTCGTGATCAAGCTGTACTTGATGTTGCCGTTCTTCGCCGCCGTCTGA
- the gmk gene encoding guanylate kinase — protein sequence MTHSTGTLYIISAPSGAGKSSLVKALTDAIPEIRVSVSHTTRAMRPGEVDGVNYHFVTREEFVKMGEHGDFLERAEVFGNFYGTSQSRLQQTLDEGHDLILEIDWQGAEQVRKLMPQARSIFILPPSLQALHQRLTNRGQDSDEIIDGRMREAVSEMSHYVEYDYLIINDDFAHALDDLKAIFRANQLQQKRQQVRFGKLLAELLG from the coding sequence ATGACCCACAGCACCGGCACCCTGTACATCATTTCTGCGCCTTCGGGCGCGGGCAAGAGCAGCCTGGTCAAGGCTTTGACCGACGCCATACCGGAAATTCGCGTTTCGGTTTCCCACACCACCCGCGCCATGCGTCCGGGTGAAGTGGACGGCGTGAACTATCACTTCGTGACCCGCGAAGAGTTCGTGAAAATGGGCGAGCACGGCGACTTCCTCGAACGCGCCGAAGTCTTCGGCAACTTCTACGGCACCTCGCAAAGCCGCCTCCAGCAGACGCTGGACGAAGGTCACGACCTGATTCTGGAAATCGACTGGCAAGGCGCCGAGCAAGTACGCAAGCTGATGCCGCAAGCACGCTCGATCTTCATCCTGCCGCCGTCGCTTCAGGCCCTGCACCAGCGCCTGACCAATCGCGGCCAGGACAGCGATGAGATCATCGACGGCCGGATGCGCGAAGCGGTCAGCGAGATGAGTCACTATGTCGAGTACGACTACCTGATCATCAACGACGATTTTGCTCACGCACTGGACGATTTGAAGGCGATTTTCCGCGCCAATCAGCTGCAACAGAAACGCCAGCAGGTACGTTTCGGCAAATTGCTGGCCGAATTGCTCGGTTAA
- the spoT gene encoding bifunctional GTP diphosphokinase/guanosine-3',5'-bis pyrophosphate 3'-pyrophosphohydrolase, with protein sequence MPSIDALADRLSTYLGNDQVNLVRRAYFYAEQAHDGQRRRSGEAYVTHPLAVANILADMHMDHQSLMAAMLHDVIEDTGIAKEALQAQFGETVAELVDGVSKLTQMNFETKAEAQAENFQKMAMAMARDIRVILVKLADRLHNMRTLEVLSGEKRRRIAKETLEIYAPIANRLGMHAIRIEFEDLGFKAMHPMRSARIYQAVKRARGNRKEIVNKIEESLGHCLAIDGIQGEVSGRQKHLYGIYKKMRGKRRAFNEIMDVYAFRIIVDKVDTCYRVLGAVHNLYKPLPGRFKDYIAIPKANGYQSLHTTLFGMHGVPIEIQIRTREMEEMANNGIAAHWLYKSSGDEQPKGTHARARQWVKGVLEMQQRAGNSLEFIESVKIDLFPDEVYVFTPKGRIMELPKGSTAVDFAYAVHTDVGNSCIACRINRRLAPLSEPLQSGSTVEIVSAPGARPNPAWLNFVVTGKARTHIRHALKLQRRSESISLGERLLNKVLNGFDSSLEKIPAERVKAMLTEYRLELIEDLLEDIGLGNRMAYVVARRLLGEGEQLPSPEGPLAIRGTEGLVLSYAKCCTPIPGDPIVGHLSAGKGMVVHLDNCRNISEIRHNPEKCIQLSWAKDVTGEFNVELRVELEHQRGLIALLASSVNAADGNIEKISMDERDGRISVVQLVVSVHDRVHLARVIKKLRALTGVIRITRMRA encoded by the coding sequence ATGCCGAGCATAGACGCCCTCGCCGATCGCTTATCGACCTACCTCGGCAATGACCAGGTCAACCTGGTCCGCCGAGCGTATTTCTACGCCGAACAAGCCCATGACGGTCAACGCCGTCGCAGCGGCGAGGCGTACGTCACCCACCCTCTTGCGGTGGCAAACATTCTTGCCGACATGCACATGGACCATCAGAGCCTGATGGCCGCGATGCTGCATGACGTGATCGAAGACACCGGTATCGCCAAAGAAGCGCTGCAAGCGCAGTTCGGTGAAACCGTGGCCGAACTGGTCGACGGGGTCAGCAAACTGACCCAGATGAATTTCGAGACCAAGGCCGAAGCCCAGGCGGAAAACTTCCAGAAAATGGCCATGGCCATGGCGCGCGATATTCGCGTGATCCTGGTCAAACTCGCTGACCGTCTGCACAACATGCGCACGCTTGAAGTGCTGTCCGGGGAAAAACGCCGGCGCATTGCCAAGGAAACCCTCGAAATCTACGCGCCCATCGCCAACCGGCTGGGCATGCATGCGATCCGCATCGAATTCGAAGACCTCGGCTTCAAGGCGATGCACCCAATGCGTTCCGCGCGGATCTACCAGGCGGTCAAACGCGCCCGGGGCAACCGCAAGGAAATCGTCAACAAGATCGAAGAATCCCTTGGCCATTGCCTCGCCATCGACGGCATCCAGGGCGAAGTCAGCGGTCGCCAGAAACACCTCTACGGCATCTACAAGAAAATGCGCGGCAAGCGTCGGGCCTTCAACGAGATCATGGACGTCTATGCGTTCCGGATCATCGTCGACAAGGTCGATACCTGCTACCGCGTGCTCGGTGCTGTACATAATTTGTACAAACCGTTGCCGGGGCGCTTCAAGGATTACATCGCGATCCCCAAGGCCAACGGCTATCAGTCGCTGCACACCACATTGTTTGGCATGCACGGCGTACCGATCGAGATCCAGATCCGCACCCGCGAAATGGAAGAGATGGCCAACAACGGCATCGCCGCCCATTGGCTGTACAAGTCCAGCGGTGACGAGCAGCCGAAAGGCACTCACGCCCGCGCCCGCCAGTGGGTCAAAGGCGTGCTGGAAATGCAGCAGCGTGCCGGCAACTCGCTGGAATTCATCGAGAGCGTGAAGATCGACCTGTTCCCGGACGAGGTTTACGTCTTCACGCCGAAAGGCCGGATCATGGAGCTGCCGAAAGGCTCCACGGCGGTCGATTTTGCCTACGCGGTCCACACCGACGTCGGCAACAGTTGCATCGCCTGCCGGATCAACCGTCGTCTCGCACCGCTGTCCGAACCGCTGCAAAGCGGCTCCACGGTCGAGATCGTCAGCGCACCCGGCGCACGGCCGAACCCGGCGTGGCTCAACTTCGTGGTCACCGGCAAGGCGCGCACGCACATCCGCCACGCGCTGAAATTGCAGCGGCGCTCCGAGTCCATCAGCCTCGGCGAACGCCTGCTGAACAAGGTACTCAACGGCTTCGACAGTTCGCTTGAGAAGATCCCGGCCGAACGCGTCAAGGCGATGCTCACCGAGTACCGCCTCGAATTGATCGAAGATTTGCTTGAAGATATCGGCCTGGGCAATCGCATGGCCTATGTGGTCGCCCGCCGCCTGCTGGGCGAAGGCGAACAGTTGCCAAGCCCGGAAGGGCCGCTGGCGATTCGCGGCACCGAAGGCCTGGTGCTCAGCTACGCCAAATGCTGCACGCCGATCCCGGGCGACCCGATTGTCGGGCACCTGTCGGCGGGCAAAGGCATGGTCGTGCACCTGGACAACTGCCGCAACATCAGCGAAATCCGGCACAACCCGGAAAAATGCATCCAGCTCTCGTGGGCCAAGGATGTCACCGGCGAATTCAACGTCGAGCTGCGTGTCGAGCTGGAGCATCAGCGCGGCCTGATCGCCCTGCTGGCCAGCAGCGTCAACGCCGCCGACGGCAATATCGAGAAAATCAGCATGGACGAACGCGATGGTCGCATCAGCGTTGTCCAGTTGGTGGTCAGCGTTCACGACCGTGTGCACCTGGCCCGCGTGATCAAGAAGCTGCGCGCCCTGACCGGGGTGATCCGCATCACCCGCATGCGTGCATAA
- the rpoZ gene encoding DNA-directed RNA polymerase subunit omega: MARVTVEDCLNHVENRFELVMLSTKRARQLATGGKEPLVQWENDKPTVVALREIAEGLMSYEFIAEQEIVHDEPLFAAFEDESNEAV; encoded by the coding sequence ATGGCCCGCGTAACCGTTGAAGACTGCCTGAACCACGTGGAAAACCGTTTTGAACTGGTCATGCTGTCCACCAAGCGTGCCCGTCAACTGGCCACCGGCGGCAAAGAGCCACTGGTCCAGTGGGAAAACGACAAGCCTACCGTTGTAGCGCTGCGTGAAATCGCTGAAGGCCTGATGAGCTACGAGTTCATCGCCGAGCAGGAAATCGTCCACGATGAGCCGCTGTTCGCAGCGTTCGAGGACGAGTCCAACGAGGCCGTCTAA
- the dut gene encoding dUTP diphosphatase, producing MHALQAKILDPRIGSEFPLPQYATPGSAGLDLRAMLEQDIVIKPGETVLIPTGLSVYIGDPNLAALILPRSGMGHKHGIVLGNLVGLIDSDYQGPLMVSCWNRGQSDFTMTVGERLAQLVLVPVVQAHFEMVEEFVETERGTGGFGHTGTK from the coding sequence ATGCACGCTTTGCAAGCCAAGATCCTCGACCCACGCATCGGCAGCGAATTCCCGCTGCCGCAATACGCCACCCCGGGCTCCGCCGGCCTCGACCTGCGCGCCATGCTGGAACAGGACATCGTGATCAAACCGGGTGAAACCGTGCTGATCCCTACCGGCCTGTCGGTTTACATCGGCGACCCGAACCTCGCCGCGCTGATCCTGCCGCGTTCGGGCATGGGCCATAAGCACGGCATCGTGCTGGGCAACCTCGTCGGCCTGATCGACTCCGATTACCAAGGCCCACTGATGGTTTCGTGCTGGAACCGTGGCCAGAGCGATTTCACCATGACCGTCGGCGAACGTCTGGCGCAACTGGTGCTGGTGCCAGTGGTGCAGGCGCACTTCGAAATGGTTGAAGAGTTCGTCGAAACCGAACGCGGCACCGGTGGGTTTGGCCATACCGGCACCAAATAA
- a CDS encoding exodeoxyribonuclease III gives MRIISVNVNGIQAAVERGLLSWLQAQNADVICLQDTRASAFELDDPAFQLDGYFLYACDAEVPAQGGVALYSRLQPKAVISGLGFETADRYGRYLQADFDKVSIATLLLPSGMNGDEDLNQKFKLMDDFGKYLDKQRRKRREYIYCGSLYVAQQKLDIKNWRDSQQSPGFLAPERAWMDEIVGNMGYVDALREVSREGDQYSWWPDNEQAEMLNLGWRFDYQILTPGLRRFVRSARLPRQPRFSQHAPLIVDYDWTLTI, from the coding sequence ATGCGGATCATCAGTGTGAACGTCAATGGTATTCAGGCTGCAGTCGAGCGTGGTTTGCTCAGTTGGCTGCAAGCACAGAATGCCGACGTCATCTGCCTGCAGGACACCCGTGCCTCCGCCTTTGAACTGGATGACCCAGCCTTCCAACTGGATGGCTACTTCCTTTATGCCTGCGATGCTGAAGTCCCTGCCCAAGGCGGCGTGGCTTTGTATTCGCGGTTGCAACCGAAGGCTGTCATCAGCGGTCTCGGTTTCGAGACGGCCGACCGCTACGGGCGCTACCTGCAAGCAGATTTCGACAAAGTCAGTATTGCCACCTTGCTGCTCCCTTCGGGGATGAACGGCGATGAGGACTTGAACCAGAAGTTCAAGCTCATGGACGATTTCGGCAAGTACCTGGACAAACAGCGACGCAAACGTCGCGAGTACATTTATTGTGGCTCGCTGTACGTGGCGCAGCAGAAGCTCGACATCAAAAACTGGCGCGACAGCCAGCAATCCCCGGGCTTCCTGGCGCCAGAGCGCGCCTGGATGGACGAGATTGTCGGCAACATGGGCTACGTCGATGCCCTGCGCGAAGTCAGCCGCGAAGGCGATCAGTACAGCTGGTGGCCGGACAACGAACAGGCCGAGATGCTCAATCTGGGCTGGCGCTTCGACTACCAGATCCTGACCCCGGGCCTGCGGCGCTTTGTGCGCAGCGCACGCCTGCCACGTCAGCCAAGGTTCTCGCAACATGCGCCACTGATTGTCGACTACGACTGGACGCTGACCATCTAA
- a CDS encoding SDR family oxidoreductase codes for MSAPSVLIAGCGDVGSRLAKQLLAAGWEVHGLRRDVSKLPAGVIGVAGDLFNEDCPATWPVGAVDYLVYCAAATDHDEAGYRAAYVQGLQNVLSWLDDYGQVPERLLFVSSSSVYGQQEGEWVDETSATVAAGYSGRLMLEAEQVALNSGIPASILRLTGIYGPGREWLLTQVRRGYRVAVDPPLYGNRIHADDAAGLLAFLLEKDRQGVKLEDFYIGVDDAPAPLAEVVGWLREYLGVTEWSEDASVRRTGSKRCSNGRAKALGWTPTYPSYREGYAAILEGKC; via the coding sequence ATGTCCGCGCCTTCTGTTTTGATTGCCGGTTGTGGTGATGTCGGCAGTCGTCTGGCCAAGCAATTGCTGGCGGCTGGCTGGGAAGTTCATGGCCTGCGCCGGGATGTTTCAAAGCTGCCTGCTGGGGTGATTGGCGTTGCCGGCGACCTGTTCAACGAAGACTGCCCGGCGACCTGGCCGGTGGGTGCCGTGGACTATCTGGTGTATTGCGCCGCTGCGACCGATCACGATGAGGCCGGTTATCGCGCGGCTTATGTGCAGGGTTTGCAGAATGTGCTGAGCTGGCTGGATGACTATGGGCAGGTGCCTGAGCGGCTGTTGTTTGTATCCAGCAGCAGTGTTTATGGGCAGCAGGAGGGTGAGTGGGTTGACGAGACATCGGCGACGGTCGCTGCGGGTTATTCCGGGCGGTTGATGCTCGAAGCGGAGCAAGTGGCGCTGAACAGTGGCATTCCTGCGAGCATTCTGCGTTTGACCGGGATCTACGGGCCGGGCCGCGAATGGCTGCTGACCCAGGTACGTCGCGGTTATCGCGTGGCGGTTGATCCGCCGCTGTATGGCAATCGGATTCATGCTGACGACGCGGCAGGATTGCTGGCGTTCCTGTTGGAGAAAGATCGGCAGGGCGTGAAGCTGGAGGATTTCTACATCGGTGTCGACGATGCGCCCGCGCCGTTAGCGGAAGTCGTAGGCTGGTTGCGTGAGTATCTGGGCGTTACCGAATGGTCTGAAGATGCCAGTGTGCGGCGCACCGGCAGCAAGCGCTGCAGCAATGGCCGGGCGAAAGCGTTGGGCTGGACGCCAACGTACCCAAGTTACCGCGAAGGCTACGCCGCGATCCTCGAAGGTAAATGCTGA